A genomic window from Winogradskyella sp. J14-2 includes:
- a CDS encoding PD40 domain-containing protein: MKTFFLSFFTLFILFVFSCKDTETNSPEPKLQKTQTEVPEGVQPFAEYIFSKYSNVRDFTITADETEAYFTLQSPARELSVIMKIKKENDVWQQPEITSFSGKFTDLEPFLSPDNLKLYFVSNRPVSKDSTNTKDMDIWYVERVAKTDVWSKPKNIGSPINTKADEFYPSVASNGNLYFTTIKKELKSEDDIFMSRWENNTYSEPVILGEGVNTIGAEYNAFVAPDESYLIFGGWRRPDGLGSGDMYISRYINGKWTAAVNLGESINSKDMEFCPFVNDSTLYFTSRRSNVSSKEDGFTNTEELLTEINKYDNGFSRIYKTNFNYR; the protein is encoded by the coding sequence ATGAAAACCTTCTTTCTATCTTTTTTTACACTATTTATTCTTTTTGTGTTTTCGTGTAAAGATACTGAAACAAATAGCCCTGAACCTAAATTACAAAAAACCCAAACTGAAGTGCCAGAAGGAGTGCAACCTTTTGCAGAATATATATTCTCTAAATATAGCAATGTAAGGGACTTTACCATAACAGCAGATGAAACTGAAGCCTATTTCACATTGCAAAGTCCTGCCAGAGAACTATCTGTAATTATGAAAATTAAAAAAGAGAATGATGTTTGGCAACAACCAGAAATTACTAGCTTCTCAGGAAAATTTACCGACTTAGAACCCTTCTTGTCCCCTGATAATTTAAAACTCTATTTTGTATCTAATCGTCCTGTTTCAAAAGACAGTACAAACACCAAGGATATGGATATTTGGTATGTGGAACGTGTAGCAAAAACTGATGTTTGGTCTAAACCTAAAAATATTGGATCACCTATCAATACAAAAGCTGACGAATTTTATCCATCGGTTGCCAGTAATGGAAATCTATACTTCACTACTATTAAAAAAGAACTGAAATCCGAAGATGATATTTTTATGAGCAGGTGGGAAAACAACACCTACTCAGAACCTGTAATTCTTGGAGAAGGAGTAAACACAATAGGCGCTGAGTACAATGCCTTTGTTGCACCTGATGAATCTTACTTAATTTTTGGTGGTTGGCGACGTCCTGACGGTTTGGGATCAGGCGATATGTACATTAGTAGATATATTAACGGAAAATGGACTGCTGCTGTAAATCTTGGTGAGAGCATTAACTCCAAAGATATGGAGTTTTGCCCTTTTGTAAATGATAGTACTTTATATTTTACAAGTCGTAGAAGCAATGTAAGCTCTAAAGAAGATGGCTTTACCAATACTGAAGAATTACTTACTGAAATTAATAAATATGATAATGGTTTTAGTAGGATTTATAAAACAAATTTTAATTACCGTTAA
- the rnc gene encoding ribonuclease III, with protein MSFIRNILKNSRSFDDGNFFLKLKDILGFKPKSQNLYIKAFTHRSMNIKDNKGNPINYERLEFVGDAMISSVIAAYLYDQVPHGDEGYLTKMRSKVVSREHLNELGKELNLIDLVQSRIPKSNFGNNIHGNLFEALVGAIYLDRGYKACEKFLYHRVINPHVDIETLEGKVISYKSLLIEWCQKEKNTFDYEVYEDTGNDELKHFSVKLSINDKVVSKARATSKKKAEEKASKRAFFAFQKQITKLI; from the coding sequence ATGAGTTTCATTCGTAACATATTAAAAAATTCCCGTTCATTCGATGACGGGAATTTTTTTTTAAAACTCAAAGATATTCTTGGTTTTAAGCCAAAATCCCAAAATTTATACATTAAGGCCTTCACACATCGTTCGATGAATATTAAGGATAATAAAGGCAATCCTATTAATTACGAACGTCTAGAATTTGTTGGTGATGCCATGATAAGTTCGGTTATTGCAGCATATCTTTATGATCAGGTTCCACATGGAGATGAAGGTTACCTTACCAAAATGCGCTCTAAAGTAGTAAGTAGAGAGCATCTTAATGAATTAGGTAAAGAGTTAAATCTTATTGATTTAGTGCAGAGCAGGATACCAAAATCTAATTTTGGTAATAACATTCATGGTAATCTCTTTGAAGCATTGGTAGGAGCCATTTATCTGGATAGAGGTTATAAAGCTTGCGAAAAATTTTTATATCACCGGGTTATTAATCCACATGTAGATATAGAAACTTTAGAGGGTAAAGTTATTAGCTACAAAAGCTTGCTAATAGAATGGTGTCAGAAAGAGAAAAACACTTTTGATTATGAGGTCTATGAAGATACAGGCAATGATGAATTAAAACACTTCTCTGTAAAGCTTAGTATCAACGATAAAGTCGTATCTAAGGCTAGGGCAACATCAAAGAAAAAAGCAGAAGAAAAGGCTTCTAAACGTGCTTTCTTTGCATTCCAAAAACAGATTACAAAACTTATATAA
- the pyk gene encoding pyruvate kinase, whose amino-acid sequence MPNKKTKIVATLGPATSNKATLKAMLEEGANVFRINFSHANYDDVKERIKMIRELNEEFGYNAAILADLQGPKLRVGTMKGEVIVNEGDQIIFATGKRFEGTKERVYMTYDKFPQDAKPGERILLDDGKLIFEVVSTDGKKEVTAKVIQGGPLKSKKGVNLPNTNISQPALTEKDIEDAVFAISQEVDWIALSFVRHAEDLMELEELIKAHSSHKIPIIAKIEKPEAVENIDKIVAYCDGLMVARGDLGVEIPAEEVPLIQKQLVLRAKRARIPVIIATQMMETMISSLTPTRAEVNDVANSVMDGADAVMLSGETSVGQYPVQVIRQMSNIIKSVEDSPLIEVPQSPPHIRTKRYITKSICYHAANMANEINAKAISTLTNSGYTAFQISAWRPQAHILVFTSNKRILSQLSLLWGVKAFYYDKYVSTDETIEDVNAIACKKGYLEVGDMLISLAAMPIKERGMVNTLRVTEIESCSF is encoded by the coding sequence ATGCCAAACAAAAAAACTAAAATAGTAGCCACATTAGGCCCAGCAACAAGTAATAAAGCAACTTTAAAAGCAATGCTTGAAGAAGGTGCAAATGTATTTAGAATTAACTTTTCTCATGCCAATTATGACGATGTAAAAGAGCGCATAAAAATGATTCGCGAACTCAATGAAGAGTTTGGCTATAATGCCGCAATATTAGCAGATTTACAAGGGCCTAAACTAAGAGTAGGCACCATGAAGGGCGAAGTTATTGTTAATGAAGGTGACCAAATTATTTTTGCAACAGGAAAGCGCTTCGAAGGCACAAAAGAGCGCGTTTACATGACCTACGATAAATTTCCTCAAGACGCTAAACCAGGCGAACGTATCCTATTAGATGACGGAAAACTAATCTTTGAAGTTGTATCAACAGATGGTAAGAAAGAGGTTACAGCCAAGGTAATACAAGGCGGTCCTTTAAAATCTAAAAAAGGTGTTAATTTACCTAATACCAATATATCACAACCAGCCTTAACCGAAAAAGATATTGAAGATGCCGTTTTTGCTATTAGTCAAGAAGTAGATTGGATAGCACTGTCTTTTGTGCGCCATGCAGAAGATTTAATGGAGCTGGAAGAGTTAATTAAAGCACATAGTAGTCATAAAATACCAATCATAGCTAAGATTGAAAAGCCAGAGGCCGTTGAAAATATCGACAAAATTGTAGCCTATTGCGATGGGTTAATGGTAGCTCGTGGAGACTTAGGAGTAGAGATTCCTGCTGAAGAGGTACCATTAATACAAAAACAATTGGTGCTTAGAGCTAAGCGAGCCAGAATTCCAGTAATTATTGCGACACAGATGATGGAAACAATGATCTCAAGCCTTACGCCAACGCGTGCAGAGGTTAACGATGTTGCCAACTCTGTAATGGATGGTGCTGACGCTGTTATGCTTTCTGGTGAGACCTCTGTGGGCCAATACCCTGTCCAGGTAATACGTCAGATGTCTAATATTATTAAAAGTGTAGAAGACTCACCTTTAATTGAAGTACCTCAATCTCCTCCTCATATTCGCACCAAGCGTTATATTACCAAGTCTATCTGTTATCATGCAGCTAATATGGCTAACGAAATTAATGCAAAAGCCATTTCAACCCTAACAAATAGTGGTTATACTGCTTTTCAAATTTCTGCATGGAGACCTCAAGCACATATTTTAGTTTTTACTTCTAATAAGAGAATTCTTTCTCAATTAAGTTTGCTTTGGGGTGTTAAGGCATTCTACTACGATAAGTATGTAAGTACAGACGAAACCATTGAAGATGTAAATGCTATAGCTTGCAAAAAAGGCTATCTAGAAGTGGGCGATATGTTAATTAGCTTAGCGGCTATGCCTATTAAAGAGAGAGGCATGGTGAATACACTTCGTGTTACTGAGATTGAGAGTTGTAGTTTTTAA
- a CDS encoding IPExxxVDY family protein: protein MALHKLLVDDFYDDTYKLIAIHCGLEDYRLAYLLNQSLDLRLQRKTEDLDMEYLKSSYSIFEWNNVSQYVTWNLVSNVCKKEEDSLYSTGLFQTHQKVLKTFNLVPEYKKVDYFIKISDEIQNVNEKQILHKLQNIPQIITSYSVNPTKLKSKDHLIF from the coding sequence ATGGCGTTGCATAAACTTTTGGTCGATGATTTTTATGACGATACCTACAAACTCATTGCTATACATTGTGGGTTAGAAGATTATCGTTTAGCCTATCTACTTAACCAAAGTTTAGACCTTAGACTACAGCGAAAAACAGAAGATTTAGACATGGAATATTTAAAATCTTCGTACAGTATTTTTGAGTGGAATAATGTTTCGCAATATGTTACTTGGAACTTAGTATCTAATGTTTGTAAAAAGGAAGAAGATAGTTTGTATAGCACTGGCTTATTTCAAACTCACCAAAAAGTATTAAAGACATTCAATCTTGTCCCAGAATATAAAAAGGTAGATTATTTTATTAAGATTTCTGACGAAATTCAGAATGTAAACGAAAAGCAAATATTACACAAACTTCAAAATATTCCACAGATTATAACTAGTTATTCGGTTAATCCGACAAAATTAAAATCTAAAGACCATTTAATTTTTTGA